The sequence CGTAAAAAAACTTATGATCCGCGTCAAGGGTCACCCGTACCCAGCCGCCTTCCACGTTGTATTTGATGGCATTCTCCACCAGATTGCTTAAAGCCAGGGACAGCTTCATCTCATCCACATCGGCAGTGACTTCCCGGATGCTTTCAAAGGTAAGCTCCACATTGCGTTTCCCGGCAATGGGGCGAAGCCTTTTTAAGATCAGCTCCATGAGTCCGTTAATATTCACCTGGGCTATGTTTAAATTTCGTCCTGCAGTCTTGTCCATGCGTACCAAAGAAAGCAGGTCATCAATGATCTTGTTTTCCCGCTCGATTTCATCGGATATATCACTCAAAAATTCCCGGTAAAGATCTGTCGGAACATCTTCCATTCCCATCAGGGAATCGGCCAGCACCCGGATGGACGTGATCGGGGTCTTTAGTTCATGGGAAACATTCGACACGAATTCTTCCCTGGACTGGTCCACTGCCTTTAGCTTCTTTAACGTCAGGTTAATGGTTTCCGTGATCTGTATGGTTTCCTTATAAGCATAGGGGCTGATGTTCTCGTCCATATCCCCTTCTGCCGCTCTGTTTAACGTCCGCTGCAGCTCCCGGAAGGGCTTCATCAAAAGCTTTGCAAGAAAAACCACAACAATGGCAAGGACGGAAAAGATCATAAGCTGAAGAAACGCTCCCTTATCCGATACCATGGAGACCCGGTTCAGCAAATCCTCCGTGGATGCCGTCACAATCATAACCCCGGCAATTTCCTTTTCCTGGCTATTGGAATAAATAGGAATCGTTAACGCCGAATAATGTTTATCCGTATTATATTTGCTGCTGTTTTCTCCGTCAAAGCAACGGAGGACCTCCTCAGATATATTGAGCTTTCCCACAGAAAGGGAAAAAGTATCGCTGATGATCCTGAAATTCCGGTTTACCACCACGATACGCCCATTGAACATATCTGCCTTTACGGACATTTCATTATCCAAAAGAGGGTCCCTTGGCTCCATGGTCAAGTACCCGATCCTTGTCATTTTATTGCTTAAAATCCAACACTGGTTTTGGATGTCCTGCATTCTGGACTCAATGAGGTTCTGCCGGTAAGTACCCAGCATGACTGAATTCTGAATAAATACCGGTATGATTCCAACCACCAGAAGGGCAATGATTAAGGTGACCCGCAGGCTTATGGCATGTTTCTGATTAAAAAACTTTACCTGGAACATGTCCCTGCACCTCCAACCTTATTTCTGTCATACATCCAGCCTTTTCGTACATGCAATGGCCAGTGCTCCAGGCCCAATGTGGCAGGATACGCTTAAAGAAAGATTGTCCACGTAGATTTCTCCTGTCTTTGGAAAAATCTCCTCCAGCTCCTTCTTAAATTCCATGGCAGCCACTTCATTATTGGTATGGGCAATGGCAATAGCGGTACGGATTCCTTCCGGATCACCAAACCGCTCCTCCATATCCTTTTTCGCGGCTGTAATCATCATGGTTTTGGCCTGCTTCATGGTTCTTGCCTTGGCAAAGGCGTCCAACTTCTCTCCCTGAATGGTAAGAACCGGTTTAATCCTTAAAAATGTCCCCAAAAGAGCTGCTGCCGGAGTGATCCTTCCACCCTTTTTTAAATATTCCAGCGTATCCAGTGTGATATAAATGGTAGATTCCATTTTCGTCTCATCCAGCTTTTCCTTAATGGCAGCTGCAGTCATTCCATCATCTGCCATTCTCTTAGCTTCCATAACCGACTGCCTTTGAGTGACAGAGATCCTCTGGTTATTGATGACAAACACCTTTCCCTCGTAATCATCAGCAAGCATTAGAGCAGTCTGACAGGCACTGCTCAATCCGCTTGACATGGGAATGTGTACAACTTCCTCATATTCTTCTAACAGTCTGTTCCACAGATCCAGAAGATCGGCCGGAGATGGCTGAGAGGTGGAAATGTCCACCCCTTCCTCCAGCTTTTCATAGAAATCATTCTGTGTCAGGCTGATATCCTCATAGAACGTTTCCCCTGCCATCATAAACGGCATGGGTACTACGTAAACCCCAGCTTCCGCTCCCTGTCTTTGGGTAATTCCGCTGTTGCTGTCTGTTACTATAGCTACTTTCATTTCTGTTCTCCTTCATCTCCGTAAGCAATGAGCCAGGCGCAGGATTGCCTGCATTGATGCATCTGGCGAATGCTGTGAGGATCAAATCCCCCGTAGCCTGCTGCACGGTATATGACTACCTTGTCAGGGCAGCCTGTTCTTCTTCGCCCGCAGACGTATAAAGCTGATAATACATTCCCCGCTTTAAAAGCAGCTCCTCATGATTTCCCTCTTCCACAATATTGCTGTCGGAAAGCACCAGTATCCGGTCTGCATTCTGGATCGTGGTAAGGCGGTGGGCAATGGTCAGTGTAGTGCGGCCTACTGCCAGACGATCCAGAGACTGGGATACCAGGTGCTCGCTCTCGTTATCAAGAGCAGAGGTGGCTTCATCAAGAATCAGCACCTGAGGATTTTTAAGAAATACTCTGGCAATGCTGATACGCTGCTTTTGTCCTCCTGAAAGCTTTACACCCCGCTCTCCCACATAAGTACTGTAGCCGTCTTTTAATCCTGTTATGAATTCGTGAGCTCCGGCCAGCTTTGCAGCCTGGATCACGTCTTCCTTGGAAGCTCCGGGGTGTCCGTATTCAATATTTTCAAAAACCGTTCCCGAAAACAGATACACATCCTGCTGTACCACACCTACGGTGCTTCTTAAGCTCTCTAAGGTCACATTCCTGATATCCTGGCCGTCAATGAGGATCTCACCCTCCGTCGGATCATAGAAGCGGGGGATCAGATTGCACAACGTTGTCTTACCGCCTCCGGATGGGCCGACAAGAGCCACCTTTTCTCCCTTTTTGATATCAAGGTTTATGCTGCTCAGCACCGGATTATGGTCATCCGGATATTCAAAGGATACCTGATGAAAGGTAATATTTCCTTTTACATCATGAAGAGGCACTGCTCCTTCTTCATCAAAGATGTCTACATCGGCATCCATTAACTCCATAAAACGTTCGACTCCGGTTATTCCTCTCTGGAACTGTTCCGCAAATTCGATGATCCTGCGGATTGTGGCAAGGAGCGTGGTCACATACAGGGTATAAGCCACCAGATCTCCGGGCTCGATCAGTCCCTTAATCATGAATATGCCGCCTGCAACGATGACCACCACATACATCAGACCGTCAAACATCCGGATGGTATTCTGGAAAGCAGCCATGTACTTATAGGTTTTCCGTTTAATCTCCAGGAATTCCAGATTATCCCGGTTAAATTTTTCAATCTCGATTTTTTCGTTGGCAAATGCCCGGACTACCCGGTTTCCAAGAAGGCTGTCCTCAATCCTGGCATTCAGCTCCCCGATGTGGTTTCGTTGATGTTTAAACGCCTTTCTCACCTGTAAGTTAAAGTAGGTACAGGATACCGCCATAACCGGAATCAGGAGGAAAATGATAAGCGTCAGGGGGAGATTGATCCCCGCAAGAATAATAAAGGATACCACCGTCTTTAAGAAGGCAATGAAAAATTCCTCCGGACAGTGGTGGGCAAACTCCGTCACGTCAAATAAGTCGCTGGTGATCCGGGACATGATCTGTCCAACTTTTGTATTGTTAAAGTAATTATCCGACAGCTTCTGCAAATGTGCAAATGCATCCTGTCTCATGTCGGTCTCAATCGCTGCTCCCATGACATGGCCCGTGTAAGCCATATAGAAGCTGGCCATTCCGTCTATAATTCTAAGGCCAAAATAAAGGGCGCCGATCCAGATGATCGTACGAATCGTAAGGGAGGTCATATCTCTTAATCCCTGATTGGTAATATAACGTAAGATCAAAGGCAATACCATTTCACAGATGGTGGTAAGCGATGCACAGAATAAATCCATGATCATAACTTTGGTATATTTTTTATAGTAGGGCACAAAGCGTTTTAACAATGTGCCCGTTTTCATCTCATTTTGTTTCATATAATCCTCTACTCTGTAATCTTAATATTTTTAATAAGTCCCAAAGCCCAATCCCTTTCCCCCGGCTTTCGGCTTATAATATTAATGTTCATACGCTGCTCCTTATAAAGTACCTGTGCGGACATCCCATATAGGATTTCCCCTTCCTTCTCCTCCGGTTCATAAAAAGCAACCCTTGCTTTGGCCTTTTCTACGTCAAAATCCACGATTTCCGGCCCTTTCCCCTGCTCAAACCACTGCTTCTTAAACTCGGCCTTACGCCCTTCAAAAACTGCTGCGTAGATGTAATAATCATGGCCTCCATATCCGTTTCCGTCATAGTAATGGTCCATGCTGCCGCTATTTGACTCATCATAAAGAAAATTCCCCGGAATCCCAAAGCTCATATTGCCGATCTTTCGGTAAACCAGGTGCTTTCTGCATCCGATGGAAACCTCCTCCGGCAAAGCGGTCACGCCTTCTAAATCTACAGGAATATGGCCGTCAAGGCTGCATACCTCCAAATACTCCTTCTTGGGGAAAGGAAGCCTGCGGTCCATGGAAAGCGACGTTTCAAGGAACTCAATAATTTGCTGGTTTACCTGCTCATCCTGCCTGCTGCGGGCCGACGGCATGAAATAACAGAACTGGTGAAGAAGGACCATGGCGCTGTTTCTGTAATAATAAGCATCCATTTCCAATTCATTCCATACAAAAAAATCCCTGGCAAATGCAACGCCTATACCAGAATTCATCATTCCTTTTATCTCTTTAAAAGAAAATGACCGAATATGGGTGACCAGTTTCCCCTCCTGACGATCCGGTATATAATAGACCGCAGGCCAGCAAAACATGTATTCCCCATCCCCGCTCCATCCGGATACCAGCTTCATAAGATCAGAAAACCACTGGTAAAAGTATTTCTGTCTCATGGCAAGAAAGTCCCTCTTTATATAATATCCGGTCCTGTCCTCGAGCCTGAGCTTAAGCTTTTCTTTATCTGCCAGCCGCTCCAAAAAATCGATGGCTGCCGCATGAAAGCCAGGGCCGGCAATGTTCGTCTGACTCTCTCCCTGAAGCTTGCTTTTGCTCCATTTAAGCCAGACATAGCCTTCCTGGCATAGCTGTACAATCAAAAATCCTTCGATCCGAAAACAGCGGTACCCCATTTCCTTTGCCAGCTCTTTTGCCATACCTTCCGCTGACTGGCCATTCCAGACTATTCCTGAAAATATTTTTTTCTTTGGCTCCAAAGAAAATCTGATTCGAATACTCATCTGAAACCCTTCCTAAGATATCTTTCTCTATTCTATCTTATTTTCATTAGAAATGGAAGCATAAAAAAAATATGGACAAATTTAATTTACAGTTTACATAAAGTAAGCCTGCTGCCACCGGATAGGAAAGCTTAATTCGTATACAAAAATGAGGGCTGCCCAGCACAATCACTGGAAAGCCCTTATTTTTGGCATAATTAAACTCATTTCACGAGTAATGATTTTCCTGTCATCTCTTTTGGCTGTTTTAATCCCATCAGTTCAATCAGAGTAGGAGCGATATCTGCCAGGCAGCCGCCTTCTCTTAACTTATAAGCCAGGTCAGCATTTACCAGGACAAACGGAACCGGATTGGTGGTGTGGGCGGTAAATGGCTCTCCTGTCTCATAATCCAAAAGCTGTTCTGCATTTCCATGATCAGCGCAGATGAACAGAATTCCATCTGTTTCCTTGATCGCCTCTACAGTTCTTCCTACACAAGTGTCCACAATTTCAATCGCCTTAATGGCTGCGTCTTCAATTCCCGTATGTCCAACCATATCAGGGTTTGCAAAGTTTATGATGATCACATCATATTTTCCTGATTTGATCGCCTCTACCAGCTTATCGCATACAATGGGAGCGCTCATTTCAGGCTGCAGATCATAGGTGGCAACCTTTGGAGAAGGAACCAGGATCCTGTCCTCTCCCTTATTCGGCTCTTCCACTCCGCCGTTAAAGAAAAAGGTTACATGCGCATACTTTTCAGTTTCAGCAATTCTGGCCTGTGTCATGTTGTTCTGAGCCAAAAATTCGCCAAAGGTATTTGTAATGGATTCTTTCTTGAATGCAACCAACTTGTTTTTAATGGTTTCATCGTAATCCGTAAAGCATACATAGGTCAGGTTCAGGCGCTTTTCTCTTGGAAATCCCTTAAACTCATCATCACAGAATGCCCTCGTTATTTCTCTTGCCCGGTCAGGACGGAAGTTAAAGAAGATCACGGAATCGCCGTCTTTCACTGTAGCTAACGGTTTTCCATCCTCTGTCACAACAAATGGCTCCACAAACTCATCGTTAACCCCTTTGTCATAGGAAGCCTGGATTCCGGCAGCTGCCGATTCCGCATGGATTCCTTCTCCCTTTGCCAGGGCATTGTATGCCCGTTCCACACGGTCCCAGCGGTTATCTCTGTCCATTGCATAGTAGCGGCCCATGACCGATGCCACTTTACCTATACCGATCTCCTTCATCTTTGCTTCTAATGCTTCCACAAAGCTCTTTCCGGAAGCCGGAGGCGTGTCACGTCCATCTAAGAAGCAATGAACATAAACCTTATCAAGGCCGTTTCTCTTTGCCAGTTCTAATAGACCGTAAATATGGGTGTTGTGGCTGTGAACTCCGCCGTCGGATACCAGGCCCCACATATGAAGGGCTGAACCGGATTTCTTACAGTTTTCCACTGCCTGTAAAAATTCTGCCACCTCAAAAAAGTCACCGTCTTTTATGGACTTTGTAATCCTGGTAAGCTCCTGATATACTATACGGCCTGCGCCCATATTTAAATGCCCTACTTCTGAGTTTCCCATCTGTCCGTCAGGAAGGCCAACTGCCAGTCCGCTGGCATTTCCTTTAACAAATGGGTACTGGCTCATAAGCTGATCCATGATCGGGGTCTTGCCTTCACAAACAGCGTTATGGTCGCAGTTATCATTTAATCCATAACCATCAAGTATCATTAATACAATCGGTTTTCTGCTCATAACTAGTTCTCCTTTTTCTCTTCTTCGTTCTATTGTAATAGAAGCATCTTACATCTATATCGTTATGCCTCATAAGCGTGGGAAATCTTAAAGAAATCATTGTCTCACAGTATATATTTTACATGATTTGCCCATTTCTTGCAACCGGTGAATGATGAAATAATAACCAGACTCCGGTACCCACCTTTACTATGAGGAAAAAGCTGCCTTCCCCACCATTTAAGGAAGGGGCAGCAGCTTTTACCCACTTATTTGTTGTAATTTACGATCTTTCCAAACTCTGGTTTTAAGGAAGCACCGCCAACCAGGCCGCCGTCAATATCAGGCTGTGCAAATAATTCCGGTGCACTTGCTGCAGATACGGAACCGCCATACTGGATGCGGATCGCTTCTGCTGTTGCTTCGTCATAGATTTCAGCGATGCATTCACGAATCGCGCCGCAAACCTCCTGCGCCTGCTCGGTTGTTGCAACTTTTCCGGTACCGATTGCCCAGATCGGCTCATAAGCGATTACCGCATTGGCTGCATTCTCTGCCGGTACATTTAAGAAAGCGATCTTAATCTGCTGGCGGATCCAGTCAAGAGTGATTCCCTGTTCTCTCTGGGTCAGTGTTTCTCCGCAGCAAACAATAGGAGTGATGCCGTATTCAAAGGCTTTTAAAACCTTTTTGTTTACGGTTTCATCTGATTCCGCGAAGTATTCCCTTCTTTCGGAATGGCCGATTACCACGTATTTCACGCCTGCATCTTTTAACATAGCGGGAGAAATCTCTCCGGTGTAAGCTCCTTTATCCTCATAGTACATATTTTCAGCACCAATGTGGATATTGGATCCTTTTGCAGCTTCAATTGCCGGTATAATGTCAATAGCCGGAACGCAGAAAATAACGTCTACCTCATCATTTGCCACCAGAGGCTTTAATGTATTCACCAGTTCAACCGCTTCGGTTGGAGTCATATTCATCTTCCAGTTACCTGCAATAATTTTCTTTCTGGACATAGTATCAACCTTCCTTTATGTTTGTCATTCAGAAGACCGGGATCTCCTGTTTGCAAGGCCCGGACAGTCATTCTTTGTCCGGGCCGGTATCGTAAGTCGAATTTCTTATTTATTATCTGCTGCAGCAACGCCTGGCAGTTCCTTGCCTTCTAAGAATTCCAGAGAAGCACCACCGCCTGTAGAGATATGGGTCATCTTGTCAGCAAAACCAAGTCTCTTAACCGCATTTACGGAGTCACCGCCTCCGATAACTGTAGTTGCATCGGAAAGTTCTGCAACTGCACGGCATACCTCTAAAGTACCTTCTGCAAAATTAGAGAATTCAAATACGCCCATCGGTCCGTTCCAAACAACAGTCTTAGCGCCCTTTAAAGCATCCTTGAAAAGTTCAATGGATTTTGGTCCGATATCAAATCCTGACCAGCCTGGATCAATCTCGCTTACTACCTTTCTTTCTGTATCATTAGAAAACTCCTTGCCTTCTAAGTTATCTACAGGAAGAAGCAGTTTTACGCCCTTATCCTCTGCCTTTTTAATCATCTCTAAAGCATAGTCAAGCTTATCTTCTTCACATAAAGAATTTCCGATCTCCTTGCCCTGAGCCTTTGCAAAGGTATAAGCCATGCCGCCGCCGATGATCAGTGTATCAACCTTATCAAGCAGGTTATTGATTACGTTGATCTTATCGGAAACCTTTGCTCCACCCAGAATTGCCACGAAAGGACGTACTGGATTCTCAACTGCCTGGCCCAGGAATTTGATTTCCTTTTCCATCAGATAACCAACTACATTGGTTGTTGTGTATTTGGTAACGCCTACATTGGAGCAGTGAGCCCTGTGAGCGGTACCGAATGCGTCGTTTACGAAAATGCCGTCGCAAAGGGAAGCCAGCTCTTTTGCATACTCATCTGCGCTCTCATCCTTGCCGTACTTAGTCTCTTCCACTCTGTAACGGGTGTTCTGAAGCAGCAGAACTTCTCCATCCTTTAATTCTTCAGCAATCTTTCTGGTCTCAGGACCTGTTACCTTTGGATCGTTTACAAATTTAACATCTACCCCAAGTCTTTCACTTAAAGCAGGAGCAACCGGTTCCAGAGACAACTCAGGAAGAGGCTCGCCCTTCGGCTTTCCTAAATGGGAACAAAGAATCACTTTTGCGCCCTGGTCCAATAATTTCTTAATCGTAGGAACGGCTCCGTCAATACGGTTGAAGTTCTGAATCACTCCATCCTTTAACGGCACGTTAAAATCACATCTCACTAAAACTTTCTTTCCCTGTAATCCGGTCAAATCATCAACTGTTTTCTTATTAAGCATATTTCAATGCTCCTTTCCTATTTATTGCCCATTCTTTTTGGGCATAAAGGGATACCTGTAAGGTGTTTCCTTTATTCTTCAAGATTTATAAAAATAAAAGGCCCGGTCCATAACGACCGGACCCTTTGTGGATCATTAGCCTAATTCAGCAAAGTACTTAATTGTACGAACCATCTGGCTTGTATAGGAGTTCTCGTTGTCATACCATGAAACAACCTGAACCTGATATAAATCATCGCCAATCTTGGAAACCATGGTCTGAGTAGAATCGAATAAAGAACCAAATCTCATACCAACAACATCAGAGGAAACGATTTCATCTGTATTGTATCCGAAGGAATCGCTTGCTGCTGCCTTCATAGCTGCGTTAATGCCTTCCTTGGTTACGTCTGCGCCCTTAACAACTGCTGTTAAGATGGTAGTGGAGCCTGTTGGAACCGGAACACGCTGTGCGGAACCGATTAACTTGCCGTTTAATTCCGGAATAACCAGACCGATTGCCTTTGCAGCACCGGTGGAGTTTGGAACGATGTTGGCAGCGCCTGCTCTTGCTCTTCTTAAATCACCTTTTCTGTGGGGTCCGTCAAGGATCATCTGATCGCCTGTGTAAGCATGAATTGTGCTCATGATACCGGACTGGATCGGTGCTAAATCGTTAAGAGTCTTAGCCATAGGAGCCAGGCAGTTTGTTGTACAGGAAGCAGCGGAGATGATCTTGTCATCTGCTGTTAATACATTCTCATTTACGCTGTAAACAACGGTTGGAAGATCGTTTCCAGCCGGAGCGGAGATAACAACCTTCTTAGCACCTGCATCAATGTGAGCCTGAGCTTTGTCCTTAGAGCAGTAGAATCCTGTACACTCAAGAACTACATCAACGCCGATCTCTCCCCATGGAAGTTCAGCAGCTTTTGCCTGAGCATAAATTCTAATAGTCTTACCATCTACAGTAATAGAGTCCTCGGAAGCTTCTACCGTGTGAATACCCTCACCATAGTATCCAGCGTATCCGCCCTGAGCAGTGTCATATTTTAATAAATGTGCTAACATCTTTGGATCTGTTAAATCGTTAATAGCTACTACTTCATAGCCCTCTGCGCCAAACATCTGTCTGAATGCAAGACGGCCAATACGGCCGAAACCATTAATCGCCACTTTTACTGCCATAATTCAATTCCTCCTAAGAATAAAATTAAATTTGATTGTTAAATATTAATCAACTACCCTTTATTTTACCTAATATTCCACTAAATAGCAAGTCCTTTTTTTAATTTTGGTTTTGCTCTCCTTAAACCTCACTCTTTACATAGCTGGCCAGATTATAGGAATGGTCGGAAATACGTTCCAGATTGCTGATAAGCTCCAGGAACACAACACCTGCCGAGGGATTGCATCCGCCTGAGGAAAGACGTTCAATATGCTTTTCCCTAAGCTCCTCCTCAAGAAGATCCACTTCATCCTCCCACTTGCTCACCTTACGGATATCTTCCATGTCACCTTTTCTTCTGGCTTCGATGGAATGAAAAAAGGAGTTATAAGCCGCCTGACAGATGACCTCCAGATCAGAGGCACCGGTACCGGAGAAACTGATTTCATGCTGAATCATATATTCCGCCTGCTCCGCCAGGTTTTCTGCGTGGTCGCCTACTCGTTCTATATCATTGATGCTGTAAAATAAGTTGTTGACTACCAATTTTTGCTCCTCTGTCAGGGACAGATTGTCGATTTTGACCAGATATTCCATCAACATCTTTTCCATATTATTGATCGTCTTTTCTGTTTTATACACTTCTTTTACTTTATCCGCATTTTTCGTGAGGACCGCGTCCATGGCAAGCTTCACATTTTCCAAAGTGATCTGTCCCATATGTACCACCTCCATGGAGGCTGTTTCTACCGCAAAAGCGGGAGACTCAAAGATTCTCTCATCCAGGTGCTTCATGGTTACAGCTTCTTCTCCCGCCGTCTCTCCATCATCGGTTTCTCTCTCCGGAACAACAAATCCGGATAGGTCCACCAGCTGTTTCGCAAAGGGGAACAGGATGAGTGTATTTGTCAGGTTAAAGAACGTATGGAATATGGAAATCTGTACTGCAGTGATGTTATGGGCCGCCAAAGCCGGGGTGACCATAAAAAGGACAAAAGAACCGATGCCAAAAATAAGAGCTCCCAGCACATTAAAGGACAAATGGATCACTGCTGCACGCTTTGCAGTCCTGGATCCGCCAATACTGGAAATGAGGGCAGTCACGCAGGAACCGATGTTCTGGCCGAGAGTGATAAATATAGCTGCATTGGTAGTAACTACACCGTTCATGGCAAGGGTCTGAAGGATTCCTACCGATGCGGAAGAGCTTTGAAGGAGAGCCGTTACCAAGGCGCCGATCAGCATGCCCAGCAAAGGATTTCTTCCTAAAAGCCGGAATGCCTCTGAAAAAATAGGGGCATCGGTATAGGGAGAAATTGCTCCTGACATAAAATCCAGGCCAACAAACAGCATGCCAAGGCCCACCAGGATCTCTCCTATGGTTTTCATCCTCTGTTTATTGCCAAACAGCAGAAGAACCGCTCCGATTCCAATAAAAAGAGGGGCCCAAAAGGAGGGCTGTAATATGGAAAACGCATCCCCCAGCTGATTCATGGATACGATCCAGGCCGTAATGGTGGTACCAATGTTAGCCCCCATGATAACGCCGACCGCCTGGGTCAAATTAAGCACCCCGGCGCTTACAAAGCCGACCACCATGACCGTGGTCGCTCCGCTGCTCTGGATTATTGCCGTGATAAGTGCGCCCAGAAGCACCGCCAGGAAACGGTTGTTTGTAAGCATTCCCAAAAAACGGCTCATCCTGCTTCCTGCGCTCTTCTGCATGCCGTCTGCCATGGTATTCATGCCATACAGGAACATTCCCAGTCCCCCCATAAAGCCAAACAGACTCGATATGTCATTTACAGACATGTAGTACCTCCTTATAAACACTGATTATGTTTTTATTCCAGCACGCCTCCCTCTTTCCGGAAGACGCACAATTTAAAATATAACATAGGGGGAATTGCTTTTTCAATGTTTTTTAAAAATTATGTAAAATTATGGTGAAATTTAGGTAAAACGATATCCGTTCAAACCAAAAAACCGCCCTGCTGATCGAAAATCAGCGGGCGGCTCTTGCCATAGAGAAATTTACAATATTTTTTCATATAACTTAAACCAGTGCAATCCATAGTTTCCAAGCCCCAGATCCACGGTATCCACATACGTAAATCCACATTTTTCATACAGCTTAACAGCAGGTAAGTTCTTTTCATAAACATCAAGGCGGATCGCTTTTGCATGTTCATTCATCCCATGTTGAACTGCAAAATCCATCAGCGCCATGCCAACTCCATTTTTGAGGTATTCAGGATGAACAGCAAACGTATATATCACAAATATATCGGAATAGTCAGCATTTATCCCCCATTGCACCTTATGATATGCAGACTCCGGCTCATGACTTAGTATCAATGAACCTACGATCTTTCCTGCAGCCTTTGCAACATAAAGATTGCCATTTGCAACACCGTTAACTGCATCTTCACGGGCCGGATATATACCTTTCCTCCAACCGGGATAGTTAATGCCAGTCTCCAGAAAATCATTCAGATCGTCATAGAGCTGCTCAAGCTGATCAATGTCGTATTTTGTTCCCTTCTCAATAATAATGTTCATACGTACCTTTCACCTTTCAGAATATTACAACTGGCAGGAATGCAGGAGCTAATCTTCATTCATAGCTTCATAGCATCAGTCC is a genomic window of Lacrimispora sphenoides containing:
- a CDS encoding sensor histidine kinase → MFQVKFFNQKHAISLRVTLIIALLVVGIIPVFIQNSVMLGTYRQNLIESRMQDIQNQCWILSNKMTRIGYLTMEPRDPLLDNEMSVKADMFNGRIVVVNRNFRIISDTFSLSVGKLNISEEVLRCFDGENSSKYNTDKHYSALTIPIYSNSQEKEIAGVMIVTASTEDLLNRVSMVSDKGAFLQLMIFSVLAIVVVFLAKLLMKPFRELQRTLNRAAEGDMDENISPYAYKETIQITETINLTLKKLKAVDQSREEFVSNVSHELKTPITSIRVLADSLMGMEDVPTDLYREFLSDISDEIERENKIIDDLLSLVRMDKTAGRNLNIAQVNINGLMELILKRLRPIAGKRNVELTFESIREVTADVDEMKLSLALSNLVENAIKYNVEGGWVRVTLDADHKFFYVKVADSGIGISEEFQEHVFERFYRVDKARSRETGGTGLGLSITKKIVLMHQGALKLQSKEGDGATFTVRIPLTYIS
- a CDS encoding DegV family protein; this translates as MKVAIVTDSNSGITQRQGAEAGVYVVPMPFMMAGETFYEDISLTQNDFYEKLEEGVDISTSQPSPADLLDLWNRLLEEYEEVVHIPMSSGLSSACQTALMLADDYEGKVFVINNQRISVTQRQSVMEAKRMADDGMTAAAIKEKLDETKMESTIYITLDTLEYLKKGGRITPAAALLGTFLRIKPVLTIQGEKLDAFAKARTMKQAKTMMITAAKKDMEERFGDPEGIRTAIAIAHTNNEVAAMEFKKELEEIFPKTGEIYVDNLSLSVSCHIGPGALAIACTKRLDV
- a CDS encoding ABC transporter ATP-binding protein: MKQNEMKTGTLLKRFVPYYKKYTKVMIMDLFCASLTTICEMVLPLILRYITNQGLRDMTSLTIRTIIWIGALYFGLRIIDGMASFYMAYTGHVMGAAIETDMRQDAFAHLQKLSDNYFNNTKVGQIMSRITSDLFDVTEFAHHCPEEFFIAFLKTVVSFIILAGINLPLTLIIFLLIPVMAVSCTYFNLQVRKAFKHQRNHIGELNARIEDSLLGNRVVRAFANEKIEIEKFNRDNLEFLEIKRKTYKYMAAFQNTIRMFDGLMYVVVIVAGGIFMIKGLIEPGDLVAYTLYVTTLLATIRRIIEFAEQFQRGITGVERFMELMDADVDIFDEEGAVPLHDVKGNITFHQVSFEYPDDHNPVLSSINLDIKKGEKVALVGPSGGGKTTLCNLIPRFYDPTEGEILIDGQDIRNVTLESLRSTVGVVQQDVYLFSGTVFENIEYGHPGASKEDVIQAAKLAGAHEFITGLKDGYSTYVGERGVKLSGGQKQRISIARVFLKNPQVLILDEATSALDNESEHLVSQSLDRLAVGRTTLTIAHRLTTIQNADRILVLSDSNIVEEGNHEELLLKRGMYYQLYTSAGEEEQAALTR
- the gpmI gene encoding 2,3-bisphosphoglycerate-independent phosphoglycerate mutase, with amino-acid sequence MSRKPIVLMILDGYGLNDNCDHNAVCEGKTPIMDQLMSQYPFVKGNASGLAVGLPDGQMGNSEVGHLNMGAGRIVYQELTRITKSIKDGDFFEVAEFLQAVENCKKSGSALHMWGLVSDGGVHSHNTHIYGLLELAKRNGLDKVYVHCFLDGRDTPPASGKSFVEALEAKMKEIGIGKVASVMGRYYAMDRDNRWDRVERAYNALAKGEGIHAESAAAGIQASYDKGVNDEFVEPFVVTEDGKPLATVKDGDSVIFFNFRPDRAREITRAFCDDEFKGFPREKRLNLTYVCFTDYDETIKNKLVAFKKESITNTFGEFLAQNNMTQARIAETEKYAHVTFFFNGGVEEPNKGEDRILVPSPKVATYDLQPEMSAPIVCDKLVEAIKSGKYDVIIINFANPDMVGHTGIEDAAIKAIEIVDTCVGRTVEAIKETDGILFICADHGNAEQLLDYETGEPFTAHTTNPVPFVLVNADLAYKLREGGCLADIAPTLIELMGLKQPKEMTGKSLLVK
- the tpiA gene encoding triose-phosphate isomerase, producing MSRKKIIAGNWKMNMTPTEAVELVNTLKPLVANDEVDVIFCVPAIDIIPAIEAAKGSNIHIGAENMYYEDKGAYTGEISPAMLKDAGVKYVVIGHSERREYFAESDETVNKKVLKAFEYGITPIVCCGETLTQREQGITLDWIRQQIKIAFLNVPAENAANAVIAYEPIWAIGTGKVATTEQAQEVCGAIRECIAEIYDEATAEAIRIQYGGSVSAASAPELFAQPDIDGGLVGGASLKPEFGKIVNYNK
- a CDS encoding phosphoglycerate kinase; this encodes MLNKKTVDDLTGLQGKKVLVRCDFNVPLKDGVIQNFNRIDGAVPTIKKLLDQGAKVILCSHLGKPKGEPLPELSLEPVAPALSERLGVDVKFVNDPKVTGPETRKIAEELKDGEVLLLQNTRYRVEETKYGKDESADEYAKELASLCDGIFVNDAFGTAHRAHCSNVGVTKYTTTNVVGYLMEKEIKFLGQAVENPVRPFVAILGGAKVSDKINVINNLLDKVDTLIIGGGMAYTFAKAQGKEIGNSLCEEDKLDYALEMIKKAEDKGVKLLLPVDNLEGKEFSNDTERKVVSEIDPGWSGFDIGPKSIELFKDALKGAKTVVWNGPMGVFEFSNFAEGTLEVCRAVAELSDATTVIGGGDSVNAVKRLGFADKMTHISTGGGASLEFLEGKELPGVAAADNK